Proteins encoded by one window of Leopardus geoffroyi isolate Oge1 chromosome X, O.geoffroyi_Oge1_pat1.0, whole genome shotgun sequence:
- the IL13RA2 gene encoding interleukin-13 receptor subunit alpha-2 isoform X2, translated as MAFVHLDVLCFYSLLICTAFSSVSSNAEIKVNPPQDFEIVDPGYLGYLCLQWQPPLFLDKFEECTVEYELKYRNVDSEDWKTIITKNLHYNDGFDLNKGVEAKIHTLLPPHCTNGSEVQSLWSEATYWKSPQGSQETKIQEMDCVYYNWQYLLCSWKPGLGVHFHTSYQLFYWYDGLDHATQCPDYINVDGQNIGCRFPHLEASDYKDFYICVNGSSDSQPIRPSYFIFQLQNIVKPLPPDYLSLTVKNSEEVNLKWSMPQGPIPAKCFIYEIEFTEDDTTWVTTTVENEIRIARISNESQQLCFLVRSKVNIYCSDDGIWSEWSDEQCWKDLSEEKRSLFSSRHILLTE; from the exons atggctttcGTTCATTTGGACGTCCTATGCTTCTATAGCCTACTCATTTGCACAGCATTTAGTTCTGTGTCTTCAAATGCTGAGATAAAAG TTAATCCTCCTCAGGATTTTGAGATAGTAGACCCAGGATACTTAGGTTATCTCTGTTTGCAATGGCAACCTCCACTGTTTCTGGATAAGTTTGAGGAATGCACAGTAGAATATGAATTAAAATACCGAAACGTTGATAGTGAAGACTGGAAG ACCATCATTACCAAGAATCTACATTACAACGACGGGTTTGATCTTAACAAAGGCGTTGAAGCAAAGATACACACGCTTCTGCCCCCGCACTGCACAAATGGATCAGAAGTTCAAAGTTTATGGTCAGAAGCTACTTACTGGAAATCACCACAAG GAAGTCAGGAAACCAAGATTCAGGAAATGGATTGTGTGTATTACAACTGGCAATATTTACTCTGCTCCTGGAAACCTGGTCTGGGTGTCCATTTTCATACCAGTTATCAATTGTTTTACtg GTATGACGGCTTGGACCATGCCACACAGTGTCCTGATTACATCAATGTTGATGGACAAAATATTGGATGTAGGTTTCCCCATTTGGAGGCATCAGACTATAAAGATTTCTACATCTGTGTTAATGGATCATCGGACTCTCAGCCTATCAGAcccagctattttatttttcagcttcaaAATATAG ttAAACCTTTGCCACCAGACTACCTTAGTCTTACTGTGAAGAACTCAGAGGAAGTTAACCTGAAATGGAGCATGCCTCAAGGACCCATTCCGgcaaaatgctttatttatgaAATTGAATTCACCGAAGATGATACAACTTGGGTG ACTACCACCGTCGAAAATGAGATACGCATCGCAAGAATATCAAATGAAAGCCAACAATTATGCTTTTTGGTAAGAAGCAAAGTGAACATCTATTGTTCGGATGATGGAATCTGGAGTGAGTGGAGTGACGAACAGTGCTGGAAAG